The following proteins are co-located in the Sporolactobacillus pectinivorans genome:
- a CDS encoding FUSC family protein — MRLGARSLKTGMAVTIALTIAVFFNLVPPIMAGVAAAVTTQPSVRRSFRAMIQNIYGNLIGAAIAILFVVSFGDNPIVVGLAVVIVIAIHLKFRLYDTLTLSMVTVIFVMSSGETNTGLFILAAMKRFVLVCIGVGSATLVNTLLLPPKYEDHLYESILNQTTELFKWIRLLGEGASDNTKIKSERSAFDVKKLKIENYYHWYREERVYSRKLRYVKLRRVVIFKEMITATGLLHRILDELDRNENAYRLLPPDFTKTLKEQLYALIAYHERVLLKFDGKVRQKRHEEQTKKDNGYKMALAAAFTAHFEVIGTEDWLDLFPLIASIIDYSRHIEHLDMLVDSFQTYHKKENRIKFSQEWVE, encoded by the coding sequence TTGAGACTGGGTGCGAGAAGTCTGAAAACCGGCATGGCTGTAACTATAGCACTGACCATTGCCGTCTTTTTCAATCTAGTCCCGCCGATTATGGCCGGAGTAGCTGCAGCTGTCACCACGCAGCCTTCTGTCCGGCGCTCATTCCGGGCTATGATTCAAAATATATACGGCAATCTGATCGGAGCGGCTATAGCCATCCTTTTCGTTGTTTCATTCGGCGATAACCCGATTGTCGTTGGCCTCGCCGTTGTCATTGTCATTGCGATTCATTTAAAATTCCGGCTTTACGACACACTGACCCTTTCCATGGTGACCGTCATCTTCGTTATGTCCAGCGGCGAAACTAATACCGGTTTATTTATCCTGGCAGCGATGAAACGATTCGTGCTCGTTTGTATCGGTGTCGGATCGGCGACCTTGGTCAACACGCTGCTTCTTCCACCCAAGTATGAAGACCACTTATATGAAAGTATTCTCAATCAGACCACTGAACTTTTTAAATGGATCCGGCTTCTGGGCGAAGGTGCCTCTGACAATACGAAGATCAAAAGCGAGCGCTCAGCTTTTGACGTAAAGAAACTTAAGATCGAAAATTATTACCACTGGTACAGAGAAGAACGGGTATATTCGCGGAAGCTGCGTTATGTAAAACTTCGGCGTGTGGTCATTTTCAAAGAAATGATTACCGCAACCGGACTGCTTCACCGTATCCTGGACGAACTTGACCGCAACGAAAATGCTTATCGCCTGCTGCCTCCGGATTTTACAAAAACTTTGAAAGAGCAATTGTACGCGCTGATCGCTTATCATGAACGGGTGCTTCTGAAATTCGACGGCAAAGTCAGGCAAAAGCGACATGAAGAGCAGACAAAAAAAGATAATGGCTACAAGATGGCACTGGCGGCCGCCTTCACGGCCCACTTTGAGGTAATCGGAACCGAAGATTGGCTGGATCTCTTCCCGCTGATCGCCTCGATCATCGATTACAGCCGGCATATCGAACATCTGGACATGCTGGTCGATAGCTTCCAGACCTATCATAAGAAAGAGAATCGTATAAAATTCAGCCAGGAATGGGTAGAATAA
- a CDS encoding NUDIX hydrolase — MGDTMDLTSIQRRIENDGAIIGEDMAKKSSVFIPLIPDHDTWTILLEVRSAQLKRQPGDVCFPGGRSEKIDASLRETAVRETCEELGVPREAITVIGRMGTCIATSDLFIYPFVGVLDPDVPLRPNPSEVAETFTVPLPWLMKQMPEKYTLNFLADKNQDFPFERIVSGRSYPFRAQKVIEPFFDYQGRTVWGLTARILEHFVSLMNHRMFE, encoded by the coding sequence GTGGGTGATACTATGGATTTAACAAGTATTCAAAGACGCATTGAAAATGATGGCGCGATTATCGGTGAGGACATGGCGAAAAAATCTTCAGTTTTTATCCCTTTGATTCCCGATCACGATACATGGACCATTTTGCTCGAGGTCCGCTCCGCGCAGCTAAAACGCCAGCCAGGAGATGTGTGCTTTCCAGGCGGGCGCAGTGAAAAAATTGATGCCTCTCTTCGGGAAACGGCAGTCCGCGAAACGTGTGAAGAACTGGGTGTGCCTAGAGAAGCGATCACAGTGATTGGAAGAATGGGTACCTGCATCGCGACATCCGACCTGTTTATCTATCCTTTTGTCGGTGTACTGGATCCTGACGTCCCGCTTCGGCCGAACCCCAGTGAAGTTGCTGAAACCTTCACCGTTCCACTTCCGTGGCTGATGAAGCAAATGCCTGAAAAATACACGCTCAATTTTCTGGCTGATAAAAATCAGGACTTTCCATTTGAACGGATTGTTTCCGGAAGGAGCTATCCATTCCGCGCACAAAAAGTAATTGAACCCTTTTTTGACTATCAGGGACGCACGGTCTGGGGACTGACCGCACGAATTCTGGAACACTTTGTTTCATTAATGAATCACAGAATGTTTGAATAG
- the perR gene encoding peroxide-responsive transcriptional repressor PerR yields the protein MLKDSGVRITPQRHAILEYLVVSESHPTADEIYKALEHKFPNMSVATVYNNLRVFKKTGLVKELTYGDSSSRFDFSTKQHYHIICTNCGKIVDFHYPGLDEVEALAAQVTGFTVNSHRLEVYGLCPDCQNKKTDSIGKIKVTSD from the coding sequence ATGCTTAAGGATTCGGGTGTTCGGATCACACCTCAGCGCCATGCCATTCTTGAATATTTAGTGGTCTCTGAATCACACCCTACTGCAGATGAAATTTATAAAGCCCTGGAACACAAGTTTCCAAATATGAGCGTAGCTACTGTATACAATAACCTGCGTGTCTTCAAAAAAACGGGACTGGTTAAAGAACTGACATATGGCGATTCGTCGAGCCGATTTGACTTTTCAACCAAGCAGCATTATCACATTATTTGTACCAATTGTGGAAAAATTGTGGATTTTCACTATCCCGGCCTGGACGAGGTAGAGGCTTTAGCTGCCCAGGTTACTGGCTTTACGGTTAACAGTCACAGGCTGGAAGTTTACGGACTCTGCCCGGACTGTCAGAACAAGAAAACGGACAGCATAGGCAAAATTAAAGTGACGAGTGACTAA
- a CDS encoding flagellar basal body rod protein — protein MKKFLLFIAGAICFIVLLSHIGFMVGLLVSLAILWFAFRRFVRAESAGGKVLWAIVGIIALGFSIGNIPAIFGIIALAALYYVYKAWNSHKTSKPEPEDPFDNFDKQWKEMM, from the coding sequence ATGAAAAAATTTCTACTGTTCATTGCCGGAGCCATTTGTTTCATTGTCCTGCTCTCACACATCGGATTTATGGTTGGGCTGCTGGTAAGCCTGGCCATCCTCTGGTTCGCTTTCAGGCGGTTTGTACGCGCTGAATCAGCAGGCGGTAAAGTACTCTGGGCAATTGTCGGCATTATCGCCCTGGGCTTCTCAATCGGAAATATTCCGGCGATCTTCGGTATCATCGCCCTTGCCGCACTTTATTACGTGTACAAGGCCTGGAACAGCCATAAGACGTCTAAGCCGGAACCGGAAGACCCATTCGATAACTTTGACAAACAATGGAAAGAAATGATGTAG
- the bcp gene encoding thioredoxin-dependent thiol peroxidase, translated as MLEAGISAPDFTLKTTEGHEVTLSEFRGKNVVLYFYPKDMTPGCTIEACDFRDQNSLFKELDTVVLGVSPDPVEKHQKFTEKHGLPFTLLSDPDHAASDLYGSWQLKKNYGREYMGIIRSTFIIDKSGKIAKVWPKVRVKGHVEEVYQFVKEQLE; from the coding sequence ATGCTTGAAGCAGGAATATCTGCCCCTGACTTTACTTTAAAAACAACTGAGGGACATGAAGTGACACTTTCGGAATTTCGCGGCAAAAATGTAGTCCTTTATTTTTATCCGAAAGATATGACACCAGGCTGCACCATTGAGGCATGTGATTTCAGAGATCAGAATAGTTTGTTTAAGGAGCTGGATACAGTGGTTCTGGGCGTCAGTCCGGATCCGGTTGAAAAGCATCAGAAATTTACGGAGAAACACGGGCTTCCCTTCACACTTCTCTCCGATCCCGACCATGCGGCATCGGATTTGTACGGCAGCTGGCAATTAAAGAAAAATTACGGCAGAGAATACATGGGCATTATCCGTTCGACATTCATCATCGACAAAAGCGGAAAAATAGCGAAGGTCTGGCCCAAAGTCAGAGTTAAAGGACATGTTGAAGAAGTCTATCAGTTTGTTAAAGAACAGTTGGAATAA
- a CDS encoding glutamate-1-semialdehyde 2,1-aminomutase — MNIKTSEKLYDEALENIVGGVNSPSRSYYAVGGGAPVFMKSGKGAYFYDEDGNRYIDYLAAYGPIITGFAHPHITEAIKKQAELGVLYGTPTKLETELAGMLKKAIPSLAKVRFTNSGTESVMTTVRVARAYTGRKKILKFAGSYHGHFDLVLVAAGSGPSTLGSPDSAGVTESTAHEVITVPYNNVETLQQAFDKWGDDIAGVLVEPIVGNFGMVMPQPGFLEAINRIAHKAGAVVIYDEVITNFRFMYGGAQNYLGVVPDLTAMGKIIGGGLPIGAYGGKKEIMDEVAPLGPAYQAGTMAGNPLSMASGIACLEVLQTPGIYEKMDRLGKQLEDGIFSINEKYHLPIAINRIGGSMTVYFSDHEITNYEEAKATDSDMFGRFFKLMLKKGVNLAPSKYEAWFLTTEHTEKDVSDTLDAVDYALSELAK; from the coding sequence ATGAATATCAAGACATCGGAAAAGCTCTACGACGAAGCATTAGAAAATATTGTCGGCGGTGTGAACAGTCCGTCCCGGTCTTATTATGCAGTCGGCGGCGGAGCACCTGTATTTATGAAAAGCGGTAAGGGCGCGTATTTCTATGATGAAGACGGCAACCGCTATATTGATTACCTGGCGGCTTACGGCCCGATCATCACGGGTTTTGCGCATCCGCATATTACTGAAGCAATCAAAAAGCAGGCGGAACTGGGTGTTCTCTATGGCACGCCGACAAAGCTAGAGACAGAACTTGCAGGCATGCTGAAAAAAGCCATTCCTTCACTTGCCAAGGTCCGCTTCACAAACTCTGGAACGGAATCCGTGATGACCACAGTACGCGTCGCCCGTGCCTATACCGGCCGGAAAAAAATATTGAAATTCGCCGGCAGCTATCATGGACATTTCGACCTGGTTCTGGTTGCCGCCGGTTCAGGCCCGTCTACCCTCGGCTCACCGGATTCTGCCGGTGTAACGGAAAGTACGGCCCATGAAGTGATCACTGTGCCTTACAATAATGTAGAAACATTGCAGCAGGCTTTTGACAAATGGGGCGATGATATCGCCGGTGTTCTTGTTGAACCGATTGTCGGCAATTTCGGCATGGTTATGCCTCAGCCGGGATTTCTTGAAGCAATTAACCGGATTGCCCACAAAGCCGGTGCCGTTGTCATTTATGATGAAGTCATCACAAACTTCCGCTTCATGTACGGCGGTGCACAGAATTATCTCGGTGTGGTTCCCGACCTGACAGCAATGGGAAAAATCATCGGCGGTGGTCTTCCGATCGGCGCATACGGCGGCAAAAAAGAAATCATGGACGAAGTGGCACCCCTTGGTCCGGCCTATCAGGCGGGGACAATGGCAGGCAATCCTCTGTCCATGGCAAGCGGTATCGCTTGTCTGGAAGTTTTGCAGACACCGGGCATTTACGAAAAAATGGACCGGCTCGGCAAACAGCTGGAAGACGGCATTTTCTCCATTAATGAAAAATATCATCTGCCGATTGCTATTAACCGGATTGGCGGTTCAATGACCGTGTATTTTTCTGACCATGAAATCACAAACTATGAGGAAGCAAAAGCGACAGACAGTGACATGTTCGGGCGTTTCTTCAAACTGATGCTGAAAAAAGGTGTTAACCTGGCTCCTTCCAAGTACGAGGCATGGTTCCTGACAACTGAGCATACGGAAAAAGACGTTAGTGATACGCTTGACGCTGTGGACTACGCGCTGTCGGAACTTGCAAAATAA
- a CDS encoding zinc-binding dehydrogenase codes for MKAIVHEGHPGFEGLDFRADFSAPEPGPGEVKVALKAAGLNHRDLFIIQKRHKPDDAPLIIGSDGAGIVTETGAGVTGVHRGDEVLIIPSLRWEKESAAPPDDFDILGYPDNGTLAEYIVVAEKQIAPKPSYLSWAEAGVLPLAALTGFRALFTRGGLKKGDTVFIPGIGSGVATYMVQMAKAVGARVVVSSRSAEKLEKAKELGADAALNNDQNWTEALEGGAVDLVIESVGVATFNRSLALLKPGGTIVAFGASSGDKISLDLRQFFYKQWNLCGTTMGSIEEFHKMLVFFNKYKIHPVVDQTFELKNAAEALQRLEQGSQFGKIALVIS; via the coding sequence ATGAAGGCGATTGTTCACGAGGGACATCCGGGTTTTGAGGGACTTGATTTCCGGGCTGACTTTTCCGCCCCTGAGCCGGGGCCCGGAGAGGTCAAGGTTGCTCTGAAAGCAGCCGGGCTGAATCATCGGGATCTTTTTATTATACAGAAGCGCCATAAACCAGATGATGCACCGCTCATCATTGGATCAGACGGTGCGGGCATTGTGACAGAAACGGGTGCCGGCGTTACAGGCGTTCATCGCGGAGATGAAGTGCTCATCATTCCAAGTCTCAGGTGGGAAAAGGAATCCGCAGCACCGCCGGATGACTTTGACATTCTCGGTTACCCTGATAATGGGACATTGGCCGAGTACATAGTTGTGGCTGAAAAACAAATTGCGCCGAAACCATCCTATTTGTCCTGGGCTGAAGCAGGCGTTCTTCCATTAGCCGCGCTGACCGGTTTCCGGGCATTGTTCACGAGAGGCGGATTAAAAAAAGGCGATACTGTTTTTATTCCTGGTATTGGCAGCGGCGTTGCCACCTACATGGTGCAAATGGCTAAAGCAGTCGGTGCAAGGGTTGTTGTCTCTTCACGGAGCGCCGAGAAACTTGAAAAGGCAAAAGAGCTTGGTGCAGATGCTGCTCTTAACAATGACCAGAACTGGACCGAAGCGCTTGAAGGAGGAGCTGTCGACCTCGTAATCGAAAGTGTCGGGGTAGCAACTTTCAACCGTTCACTTGCCCTGCTTAAACCGGGCGGAACTATTGTCGCCTTTGGTGCATCGTCGGGAGACAAAATTTCCCTCGACTTGAGGCAGTTCTTTTACAAGCAGTGGAATTTGTGCGGGACGACGATGGGCAGCATTGAAGAGTTCCATAAGATGCTCGTTTTTTTCAATAAATATAAAATTCATCCAGTGGTTGATCAGACCTTTGAATTAAAAAATGCAGCCGAAGCTCTGCAGCGATTGGAGCAGGGCAGTCAGTTTGGAAAAATTGCACTGGTCATCAGTTAA
- a CDS encoding PspA/IM30 family protein, producing the protein MSNLFTRLKDSLSSDINELLDQKEQKNPIAMLNQHLRRCEKEVTRVRELIDRQYLLKDTFIREYHQASEMAEKRLKQAEIAERAGESELHEFALKEQEDYALKAERLKSSYDSTAKQLDQLEQKYAEMQRKLKDMYLKRMELMSRENIANANNRIDRVVHPEQVFGQSFSKFEESEMYLERLEKKVNANYHHNTIDARIRQLERELEKKSGQA; encoded by the coding sequence ATGAGTAACCTTTTTACACGTCTGAAAGATTCGCTTTCATCAGACATCAATGAACTTCTGGATCAAAAGGAGCAGAAAAATCCAATTGCCATGCTAAATCAGCACTTGCGCCGCTGCGAAAAAGAGGTCACACGCGTGCGGGAACTGATTGACCGCCAGTATCTGCTTAAAGATACATTTATCAGGGAGTACCACCAGGCTTCCGAAATGGCTGAAAAGCGGCTGAAACAAGCGGAGATTGCCGAACGTGCGGGAGAGTCCGAACTGCATGAATTTGCGCTCAAAGAACAGGAAGATTATGCCTTGAAAGCAGAGCGCTTGAAATCTTCCTATGATAGCACGGCCAAACAACTGGATCAGCTCGAACAGAAATATGCGGAAATGCAACGCAAACTGAAGGATATGTATCTGAAGCGGATGGAGCTGATGAGCCGCGAAAACATCGCCAATGCTAACAACCGCATAGACCGGGTTGTGCATCCTGAGCAGGTGTTTGGACAGTCCTTTTCCAAATTTGAGGAAAGCGAAATGTACCTTGAACGTTTGGAAAAAAAGGTGAACGCAAATTACCACCATAACACGATTGACGCGCGGATCAGACAGCTTGAACGTGAGCTTGAGAAAAAAAGCGGGCAGGCCTGA
- the liaF gene encoding cell wall-active antibiotics response protein LiaF, with the protein MFESFKSDKYSWMLIAGLFLIVIQTLFDGWGFLFPTVLFGAMIYYGRKKRPSGTGKVLFWIGIVGITFTILNLIIFKLAILGLFIFLLIEFIRTKRHPRRLTPDFGDPQTTDEDDIVSLPVILKNKWFGNQETPGQDYEWQDIDIQTGTGDTLIDLSHTILPKKESVILIRHLAGRVRILVPYGVETSLRYSVVIGQAEFFEHKESRLFNTSVAFRTGGYETAEQRVSIVVSAVAGNLEVRRV; encoded by the coding sequence ATGTTTGAATCATTCAAGTCTGACAAATACAGCTGGATGCTCATTGCCGGGCTTTTTCTGATTGTCATTCAGACACTGTTCGACGGCTGGGGGTTTCTCTTCCCCACAGTTTTATTCGGCGCCATGATTTACTATGGAAGGAAAAAACGGCCATCGGGGACTGGTAAAGTGCTTTTCTGGATTGGCATTGTCGGAATCACATTTACAATCCTGAATTTAATTATTTTTAAACTGGCCATCCTCGGGTTGTTCATTTTCCTTTTGATTGAGTTTATCCGTACCAAACGCCATCCGAGGCGCCTTACGCCGGATTTTGGGGACCCACAGACAACCGATGAAGACGATATCGTTTCACTTCCGGTCATTTTAAAAAACAAATGGTTCGGGAACCAGGAGACTCCCGGTCAGGATTACGAATGGCAGGACATTGACATTCAGACAGGCACCGGAGATACTCTGATCGACCTTAGCCATACCATTCTCCCGAAAAAAGAATCAGTCATTCTGATCCGCCATCTCGCCGGACGGGTGCGTATTTTAGTTCCCTACGGCGTTGAGACTTCGCTCAGATATTCCGTTGTCATCGGCCAGGCCGAATTTTTTGAACACAAAGAATCAAGGCTGTTTAACACCTCCGTCGCTTTCCGGACAGGCGGATATGAAACTGCGGAGCAAAGAGTGAGTATTGTCGTTTCCGCCGTGGCCGGGAATCTGGAGGTGCGGCGCGTATGA
- a CDS encoding ABC transporter substrate-binding protein, translating to MRRKPLIFILSVFVVLAMALAGCSSGGSSSSSASAGKTLIFGRGADTTSLDPATVTDGESFRVTQNIFDTLVSYDYSKQSTNVIPSLATSWKITNGGTVYTFNLRTGVKFQDGTPFNAQAVVYNFDRWMNGKASGKFAYFPSMFGGYKGDSALVIQSVTAPNANTVVFTLKRPSAPFLKNLAMSPFAISSPTAIKKYGNNYGSTAAVGTGAYTFKSWKRNDTITLVKNKNYWKKGLPKISTLIFKVIPDNSARLNALKNGEIDLMDGVNPSDVAGLKGNNQLQVYYRPPMNIAYMGFNVTMKPFNNVKVRQALNMAVDKSGIIKAFYNGQAQAAVNPMPPSLLGYDKSIKPYPYDLTQAKKLLAQAGYPHGFSTTLYTMSNPRDYIPEPENVAQSIQSTFGKIGVKVKIVTVEWSSYIDKLMKGGAPMYMMGWTGDNGDPDNFLYTLLDKDAIGSNNFSFYSNNQLHNILIAAQSQTNDAKRVALYDQAQVILHNDAPWVPLVYAQPVLVGKSTITGYKPSPTGTEPLDTVNIK from the coding sequence ATGAGAAGAAAGCCTTTAATATTCATCCTTTCCGTATTCGTTGTACTGGCAATGGCTCTGGCCGGATGTTCATCCGGCGGTTCAAGCAGCTCTTCTGCAAGTGCGGGCAAGACACTTATCTTTGGCCGCGGCGCAGATACCACTTCGCTTGACCCTGCTACGGTTACGGACGGTGAATCGTTCCGCGTCACACAGAATATTTTTGACACTTTGGTTTCTTATGATTACAGCAAGCAAAGCACGAACGTTATTCCAAGCCTTGCTACCAGCTGGAAAATCACAAACGGTGGAACAGTTTATACGTTCAATCTGAGAACGGGAGTCAAGTTCCAGGATGGCACTCCTTTCAATGCTCAGGCAGTTGTCTATAACTTTGATCGCTGGATGAACGGCAAAGCATCTGGTAAGTTTGCTTATTTCCCATCGATGTTTGGCGGGTACAAAGGTGATTCCGCTCTTGTTATTCAGAGCGTAACTGCACCGAATGCGAACACGGTTGTTTTCACTCTGAAGAGACCGTCTGCGCCGTTCCTGAAAAACCTGGCCATGTCACCTTTTGCGATCTCCAGTCCTACAGCCATCAAAAAATATGGCAATAATTATGGTTCGACTGCAGCGGTTGGCACAGGTGCTTATACTTTCAAGTCATGGAAGAGAAACGACACGATTACTCTTGTAAAGAATAAGAACTATTGGAAAAAAGGACTTCCGAAAATAAGCACGTTAATCTTTAAAGTTATTCCGGATAACAGTGCACGTCTCAACGCACTGAAGAACGGTGAAATTGATTTGATGGACGGCGTTAACCCGAGTGATGTCGCCGGATTAAAAGGCAACAATCAGCTTCAGGTTTATTATCGTCCGCCGATGAACATCGCCTATATGGGCTTTAATGTAACAATGAAACCTTTTAACAACGTAAAGGTTCGCCAGGCTTTGAATATGGCCGTTGACAAGAGCGGCATTATTAAGGCGTTCTACAACGGACAGGCACAGGCTGCCGTGAACCCGATGCCGCCAAGCCTGCTCGGATATGACAAAAGCATCAAACCTTATCCATATGATCTGACCCAGGCAAAGAAATTGCTTGCTCAGGCTGGATATCCACACGGATTTTCAACGACACTCTATACGATGTCGAACCCTCGCGACTACATTCCGGAACCTGAGAATGTTGCTCAGTCAATTCAGTCGACATTCGGAAAAATCGGGGTGAAAGTTAAAATTGTCACGGTTGAATGGTCGTCTTATATTGACAAGCTGATGAAAGGCGGCGCCCCGATGTACATGATGGGCTGGACGGGTGATAATGGAGACCCTGACAACTTCCTTTACACACTGCTTGACAAAGACGCAATCGGATCCAATAACTTTTCGTTCTATTCGAATAATCAGCTGCACAATATTCTGATCGCGGCACAATCGCAGACAAATGATGCAAAACGTGTTGCTCTTTATGATCAGGCTCAGGTCATCCTTCACAATGACGCGCCTTGGGTTCCGCTTGTTTATGCACAACCTGTCCTTGTCGGCAAGAGCACAATCACAGGCTATAAGCCAAGTCCTACAGGCACAGAACCGCTTGATACGGTAAACATTAAATAA
- a CDS encoding response regulator transcription factor, which yields MIKVVFVDDHEMVRIGVSAYLSAQPDIDVIGEASNGKDAVDLVLKLRPDIILMDLVMEQMDGIEATKRIIEQWPQAKIIIVTSFLDDDKVYPAIEAGATSYLLKTSKAGEIAEAIRATYSGQSVLEPEVTEKVMSRMKKGQSKAPHEELTKREMEVLLLMAEGKSNQEIADELYIALKTVKVHVSNILSKLAVQDRTQAVIYAFQHDLCK from the coding sequence ATGATTAAGGTTGTTTTTGTAGACGATCACGAAATGGTGCGTATCGGGGTTTCTGCTTATTTGTCGGCTCAGCCCGACATTGATGTGATCGGAGAGGCATCCAATGGAAAGGATGCCGTTGATCTTGTGCTTAAACTCAGGCCGGATATCATTTTAATGGACCTGGTCATGGAGCAAATGGATGGCATTGAAGCAACGAAAAGGATTATCGAACAGTGGCCTCAGGCAAAAATTATCATTGTGACCAGTTTTCTCGATGATGATAAGGTTTATCCGGCAATTGAAGCCGGTGCGACCAGCTATCTTCTGAAAACCTCCAAAGCCGGCGAGATAGCCGAAGCAATTCGCGCGACCTACAGCGGCCAGTCAGTGCTGGAACCTGAAGTAACGGAAAAGGTCATGTCCCGGATGAAAAAGGGACAGTCTAAAGCGCCACATGAAGAGCTGACAAAACGTGAGATGGAAGTTCTGCTGTTGATGGCGGAAGGGAAAAGCAATCAGGAAATTGCCGACGAATTGTATATCGCGCTTAAAACAGTAAAGGTCCACGTCAGCAATATTTTAAGCAAACTTGCCGTACAGGATCGAACGCAGGCAGTGATTTACGCCTTCCAGCATGATCTATGTAAATAA
- a CDS encoding sensor histidine kinase, protein MTALRRQMITGTIFAAGFLIIFSILFFATFPVHDWSLLWTRQIWHLPFVFIVPILSLFLGLATGFISGNYWRGVLRSIDDSLTELTPDKPGNKADSIHLEEAQSILQHLERLRGQMAEQTQLAQKMASEKSAIEEKAIQKIVSDERNRLARELHDSVSQQLFAASMLMSTINELRPPSDDTETRQLRLVEQTIHQSQLEMRALFLHLRPAQLHGKQLREGIEELLNELRQKVPMTINWTIEQVSLDKGIEDQIFRILQESVSNTLRHAKAETLDVMLIRREKTVIMRITDDGIGFHPDTAKPGSYGLQNIRERAAQIGAQLKLVSVPGKGTSLEIKVPILKGDESND, encoded by the coding sequence ATGACAGCACTCAGACGACAAATGATCACCGGCACTATTTTCGCAGCGGGATTTCTGATCATTTTTTCAATCCTTTTTTTCGCCACATTCCCGGTTCACGACTGGTCACTGCTCTGGACGCGGCAAATCTGGCACCTGCCATTTGTCTTTATCGTGCCGATTCTTTCATTATTTCTTGGTCTCGCAACAGGATTTATTTCCGGAAACTACTGGCGCGGCGTTCTCCGCTCGATCGATGATTCACTGACTGAACTAACGCCGGACAAGCCGGGCAATAAAGCCGATTCCATTCATCTTGAGGAAGCGCAGAGCATTTTGCAGCATCTGGAAAGGCTGCGAGGACAGATGGCAGAGCAGACTCAGCTCGCCCAGAAAATGGCCAGTGAAAAGTCTGCTATCGAGGAGAAAGCGATCCAAAAGATTGTTTCCGATGAACGCAACCGCCTCGCGCGAGAGCTTCATGATTCAGTCAGTCAGCAGCTTTTCGCCGCTTCGATGCTGATGTCGACGATCAATGAACTGCGGCCACCATCCGACGATACGGAGACGCGCCAGCTCAGGCTGGTTGAACAGACAATTCATCAGTCCCAGCTTGAAATGCGGGCGCTTTTTCTTCATCTGAGACCAGCCCAGCTCCACGGGAAACAGTTAAGAGAAGGCATAGAGGAACTGCTCAATGAGCTCAGACAAAAAGTGCCCATGACGATCAACTGGACGATCGAGCAAGTTAGTCTGGACAAAGGAATTGAAGACCAGATTTTCCGTATCCTGCAGGAATCTGTCTCCAACACACTGCGCCATGCTAAGGCCGAAACTCTTGATGTCATGTTGATCCGGCGGGAAAAAACGGTAATTATGCGCATTACCGATGACGGTATCGGATTTCATCCGGACACAGCGAAACCAGGCTCATACGGCCTTCAGAATATACGCGAACGCGCAGCACAGATTGGTGCCCAGCTTAAACTTGTCAGCGTTCCCGGAAAAGGAACAAGTCTTGAGATCAAGGTTCCAATACTCAAGGGGGATGAAAGCAATGATTAA